A single region of the Saprospiraceae bacterium genome encodes:
- a CDS encoding TonB-dependent receptor → MNIYKLSERSFFRRPFAQKPCLRLMAFLVLFLAGMSTSVSANNSNAEITVKGTILDENGIGLPGVSILEKGTTNGTISDIDGVFELKVNELGTVVFSFIGYSTEEFAARSIPSEISMTPNAGLLEEVVVIGYGSVKKSDLTGAVSSIQTADITRANPVQAAAALQGQVAGVNIQKIKGRPGDGFTIDIRGLNNFDENNEGLNEPLVVIDGVIGGNMNNLNPNDIEAIDVLKDASSTAIYGSRGANGVIIITTKRGKSGKPRVSYDAYVGSKVPAHIPKMMNAQQFYQTYNFDRVAQGGKVRGWTSSEIANAEAGRTVDWIDMVTDPTLQMSHTLSLSGGTDNTTFDFSAGYLDEGGNTLNTGFKRYTIKGGMESQLHDMVKVGFTSYFTYSNQVLATQEVLRSAYRARPTGTNLYKDVLNPAESSDIDWKGYAVFMGVNDAQVIHPLVEVDPENARRENRTSALLANGFVELTPVKGLSLRTSLSTAVTSSKQGDYFGRFTKTQATTKDPRASLQTNDLSSYTLDNILTYNLSGGRHAVTITGLHSVFYERFENSAIAVQDLPFRSLWHNIGTGTVTAFGSGLTERALTSYMGRVNYSFADKYLLTLTGRTDGASQLSEGNKWAFFPSAAIAWRMAEESFIQNLNVFSNLKMRLSYGVVGNSSVRPYQTQANISQTAYDFGGTPAYGFAINNLANRDLVWEKSKEINFGLDMGFFGGRVAASVELYKRNTEDLILPDKLPTSTGFSDVTANVGEIQNSGIELALNTVNMVRSNFKWNTTITVTHNNDKVVKLAGGITEDIGNLRFVGESVKPVYSWVFDGIWQLDEADEAAIFKQKPGEVKLVDLNGDGAITADDRKILGSETPDLLLGIRNQVLYKNIDFSFFVYTRQGVMYDNQFLRGTFGEINSDRYNRSAEIDFWTPDNPSNTYFGLLTAGLDNHPVRGNTRVAIQKQLANFWRVSDITLGYTLPQRVLDRMGLSHFRLYGQVSNPLVFTDYLGFNPEYNSGVNDDDVPFAVYLFGVNVSF, encoded by the coding sequence ATGAATATTTACAAACTTAGCGAGCGTTCGTTTTTTCGGCGGCCTTTTGCACAAAAGCCTTGCCTCCGTTTGATGGCATTCCTGGTCCTTTTTCTGGCAGGAATGTCCACATCCGTCTCTGCCAATAATTCCAATGCAGAGATTACGGTGAAAGGAACCATTCTTGATGAAAATGGAATCGGCCTTCCAGGGGTTTCCATTTTAGAAAAAGGAACCACCAATGGTACCATTAGTGATATAGATGGTGTATTTGAGTTGAAAGTGAATGAATTGGGAACCGTTGTATTTTCTTTTATAGGATATAGCACGGAGGAATTTGCTGCGAGGTCTATACCTTCAGAAATTTCAATGACACCCAATGCCGGCCTATTAGAAGAGGTAGTGGTCATCGGTTATGGTTCGGTGAAAAAGTCGGACTTAACCGGCGCTGTGAGCTCCATTCAAACCGCGGATATTACCAGAGCTAACCCGGTACAAGCTGCCGCTGCCCTGCAAGGACAAGTGGCAGGGGTAAACATCCAAAAGATCAAAGGACGACCTGGAGATGGTTTTACCATTGATATCCGGGGCCTTAACAATTTTGATGAAAACAATGAGGGCCTGAATGAGCCACTGGTGGTGATCGATGGTGTGATAGGTGGGAATATGAACAACCTGAATCCCAATGATATCGAAGCCATTGATGTATTGAAAGATGCCTCTTCTACGGCAATCTATGGTTCAAGAGGAGCTAATGGGGTTATTATTATCACCACAAAAAGAGGTAAGTCGGGAAAACCGAGGGTGTCCTATGATGCTTATGTTGGCTCAAAGGTCCCCGCTCACATTCCCAAAATGATGAATGCCCAACAGTTTTATCAAACTTATAATTTTGATCGGGTAGCACAAGGGGGAAAAGTAAGAGGTTGGACTTCCTCAGAAATAGCCAATGCGGAGGCTGGGCGAACAGTTGATTGGATTGATATGGTGACGGATCCAACCTTGCAAATGAGTCACACCTTATCACTATCAGGTGGAACAGATAACACTACTTTTGATTTTTCGGCGGGCTATTTAGATGAAGGAGGGAATACCCTGAACACAGGTTTTAAAAGATATACCATAAAAGGTGGTATGGAAAGCCAATTGCACGATATGGTAAAAGTGGGCTTCACTTCTTATTTCACTTACAGCAATCAAGTACTTGCTACCCAAGAAGTGCTTCGTTCTGCTTATCGGGCCAGGCCAACGGGTACCAATTTATATAAGGATGTTTTGAACCCAGCAGAAAGCAGTGATATTGATTGGAAAGGATATGCCGTTTTCATGGGGGTAAATGATGCACAGGTCATTCACCCTTTAGTGGAGGTAGATCCGGAGAATGCTCGACGGGAAAATAGAACATCCGCCTTGTTAGCCAATGGTTTTGTGGAATTAACGCCGGTTAAGGGACTATCTTTAAGGACCTCTCTTTCTACCGCTGTGACCAGCAGTAAACAAGGAGACTATTTCGGTCGATTTACCAAAACGCAGGCTACCACCAAGGATCCAAGAGCTAGTTTGCAAACCAATGACCTTTCTTCTTATACCTTGGATAATATCCTGACCTATAACCTCAGTGGGGGAAGACATGCGGTAACCATCACTGGATTGCACAGCGTTTTTTATGAGCGTTTTGAAAATTCTGCCATCGCGGTACAGGATTTACCCTTTAGGTCTTTGTGGCACAATATTGGAACCGGAACAGTTACAGCCTTTGGTAGTGGCTTAACGGAACGAGCACTGACTTCCTACATGGGGAGGGTGAACTATAGCTTTGCTGACAAATACCTCCTGACCTTAACCGGTCGGACGGATGGTGCTTCTCAGTTGTCGGAAGGAAACAAGTGGGCCTTTTTCCCCTCAGCAGCGATTGCCTGGCGAATGGCGGAGGAATCATTTATCCAAAACTTGAACGTCTTCTCTAACCTAAAGATGCGTCTTAGTTATGGCGTAGTGGGCAACTCCTCGGTCCGTCCCTATCAAACCCAGGCCAATATTTCCCAAACAGCTTATGATTTTGGCGGTACACCAGCCTATGGTTTTGCCATCAACAACCTGGCCAACCGAGATTTGGTATGGGAAAAAAGTAAAGAGATCAACTTCGGTCTGGATATGGGCTTTTTTGGAGGTAGAGTAGCTGCCTCGGTCGAGTTATACAAACGGAATACAGAAGACCTGATTTTACCGGACAAGCTGCCTACTTCTACAGGCTTTAGCGATGTCACTGCCAATGTGGGAGAAATCCAAAATTCGGGAATTGAATTAGCCTTGAACACGGTTAATATGGTTCGCAGTAACTTTAAATGGAATACAACCATTACCGTGACCCACAACAATGACAAAGTGGTGAAACTAGCAGGTGGCATCACCGAAGATATTGGCAACCTCCGCTTTGTTGGAGAATCCGTTAAGCCCGTATATTCTTGGGTTTTTGATGGAATATGGCAATTGGATGAGGCGGATGAAGCAGCTATTTTTAAGCAAAAACCTGGTGAAGTGAAATTAGTAGACTTGAATGGTGATGGCGCCATTACAGCTGATGACCGTAAGATACTAGGATCAGAGACGCCTGATTTACTATTAGGTATCCGAAACCAGGTGCTTTACAAAAACATTGACTTTTCCTTTTTTGTGTATACCCGGCAAGGGGTGATGTATGATAATCAGTTCTTGCGTGGAACATTTGGTGAAATTAACAGCGATCGATACAATCGGTCTGCAGAAATTGATTTTTGGACGCCTGATAATCCAAGTAATACTTATTTTGGCTTACTTACTGCGGGCTTAGATAACCACCCTGTGCGAGGAAACACACGGGTAGCCATTCAAAAGCAACTAGCCAATTTTTGGAGAGTGTCTGATATCACCTTAGGCTATACCCTACCTCAGCGCGTACTTGATCGGATGGGCTTGAGCCACTTCCGATTATACGGACAGGTGAGCAACCCGCTTGTTTTCACAGATTATTTGGGCTTTAATCCTGAATACAACTCAGGAGTGAACGATGACGATGTTCCTTTTGCGGTTTATCTTTTTGGTGTAAATGTATCTTTCTAA